One genomic segment of Paenibacillus sp. FSL H8-0332 includes these proteins:
- a CDS encoding copper amine oxidase N-terminal domain-containing protein produces the protein MKITRRMLLLPVLALALAGGAEAVPASAKPAPVVQLQLTYSSGSGISGMTGGTAQIKNGVSYMPANLVTIMGLEVKWNNANKTATFSGWNKNFSMKLGQSTGVLDGKNISLGGTPYMADKQLHVPVKFVVAALEGGPVRWDAATNTIRANGLHMYRSYSEVFDGGEYSLSLDSGELYLTTKQNTRHRLAVLGKGLDAVHFTFERTPAALTLLQVVNSYGEPHVHAEYYTYLVKNNSVIRQGHTNVHTSFGTAPVWAEGKLVFNDGRMLRLIEDGTGVVSETVDIPKMLGTTVARDVYYNVEAVYPDVLLVRPTNTAFLTLVDRATGEQTLLYKQLLSTERQREVEQTDFMAPGDYIYFTGRTDNVFSFNLHRMDGSQDIIKTYTWPGSQN, from the coding sequence ATGAAGATCACCCGGAGGATGTTACTCCTCCCCGTACTTGCACTGGCCCTGGCGGGAGGAGCTGAAGCTGTTCCGGCTTCGGCCAAGCCCGCCCCGGTCGTGCAGCTTCAATTAACCTACAGCAGCGGAAGCGGGATATCGGGCATGACCGGAGGCACCGCGCAGATCAAGAACGGCGTCTCTTACATGCCGGCTAATCTGGTGACCATCATGGGTCTTGAGGTCAAATGGAATAATGCGAACAAAACTGCCACCTTCAGCGGGTGGAACAAAAACTTCAGCATGAAGCTTGGTCAATCCACCGGCGTACTGGACGGGAAGAATATCTCCCTTGGAGGCACACCTTATATGGCCGATAAGCAGCTGCATGTGCCCGTCAAGTTTGTGGTAGCGGCCCTTGAAGGCGGACCCGTAAGATGGGATGCCGCCACGAATACGATACGGGCCAACGGTCTGCATATGTACCGTAGTTATTCAGAAGTGTTTGACGGCGGAGAATACTCCCTGTCGCTGGACAGCGGCGAGCTGTATCTGACCACGAAGCAGAACACCAGGCATAGGCTGGCTGTTCTCGGCAAAGGATTGGATGCAGTGCACTTTACCTTCGAGCGCACACCCGCCGCTCTGACTCTGCTTCAGGTCGTGAATTCGTATGGCGAGCCTCATGTACATGCAGAGTATTACACCTATCTAGTGAAGAACAACAGTGTGATCCGCCAGGGGCATACGAATGTCCATACCTCCTTCGGCACAGCCCCGGTCTGGGCCGAAGGCAAGCTGGTATTTAATGACGGCCGCATGCTAAGGCTCATTGAGGATGGAACCGGAGTGGTCAGCGAGACGGTAGATATACCGAAAATGCTAGGCACCACCGTTGCCCGGGATGTCTACTATAATGTCGAGGCCGTCTACCCGGATGTTCTGCTGGTCCGCCCTACAAACACCGCCTTCCTGACCCTCGTTGACCGTGCTACCGGTGAGCAGACTTTGTTATACAAGCAACTGCTCAGTACAGAGCGCCAGCGCGAGGTAGAGCAAACCGACTTCATGGCCCCGGGAGACTACATCTATTTCACCGGACGTACAGACAATGTCTTCTCCTTCAACCTTCACCGAATGGACGGCAGCCAAGACATCATCAAGACCTACACATGGCCTGGCAGCCAGAACTGA
- a CDS encoding UbiD family decarboxylase: MSYRNMEECIIDLEKHGHLIRIHEEVDPHLEMAAIHMKVYEAGGPALLFEKVRGSKYRAVSNLFGTIERSKFIFRDTWESSQAVIALRSNPMKALKQPLRYIGTGLAARKALPIKKGSGVPAGFEEIQISDLPQIKHWQGDGGAFVTLPQVYSEDPDKPGIMNSNLGMYRIQLSGNEYELNKEVGVHYQIHRGIGIHQAHANRRGEPLKVSCFIGGPPAHTLSAVMPLPEGLSEMTFAGLLSGRHFRYSYVDGFCVSSDADFVITGEIHPGETKPEGPFGDHLGYYSLTHPFPVMRVHKVYAKKGAIFPFTVVGRPPQEDTAFGELIHELTGGAIRSEIPGVKEVHAIDAAGVHPLLFAIGSERYTPYQQLKQPAELLTISNRILGTGQLSLAKYLFITAEEDKPVSTHDIAGFLTYILERINLRRDIHFQTNTTIDTLDYSGTGINSGSKVIFAAVGEQKRSLCTEVPEVLLRVEQGWGPAAMIIPGIVAMQGKPFRDYSSAAEEISGLSAAIAAQGALDSCPMIILCDDSSFMSESLNNFLWATFTRSNPSHDIHGVNSTVEHKHWACDNVIIDARVKPHQAPPLIPDPEVQRRIERVFSEGASLGGLRRP, translated from the coding sequence ATGTCATATCGTAATATGGAAGAATGTATAATTGACCTGGAGAAGCATGGGCATTTAATTCGCATACATGAAGAGGTGGACCCGCATCTGGAGATGGCGGCGATACATATGAAGGTCTATGAGGCAGGCGGTCCCGCTCTGCTGTTCGAGAAGGTCCGGGGCTCGAAGTACCGTGCGGTCTCGAATCTGTTCGGAACGATCGAGCGCAGCAAGTTCATCTTCCGCGACACGTGGGAATCGTCGCAGGCGGTCATCGCCCTGCGCAGCAATCCCATGAAGGCGCTCAAGCAGCCTTTGCGGTATATCGGGACAGGCCTTGCTGCCCGCAAAGCGCTGCCGATCAAGAAGGGCAGCGGTGTACCGGCCGGGTTCGAGGAGATCCAAATCTCCGATCTTCCGCAGATAAAGCACTGGCAGGGCGACGGCGGGGCGTTCGTCACGCTTCCGCAGGTGTACTCCGAAGATCCTGATAAGCCGGGCATCATGAACTCCAATCTGGGGATGTACCGTATCCAGCTTAGCGGCAATGAATATGAGCTGAATAAGGAAGTGGGCGTCCATTACCAGATTCACCGCGGCATCGGCATTCATCAGGCCCACGCGAACCGGCGCGGCGAGCCGCTCAAGGTTAGCTGCTTCATCGGCGGCCCTCCTGCGCATACGCTCTCGGCGGTGATGCCGCTGCCGGAGGGCTTAAGTGAAATGACCTTTGCCGGGCTGCTCTCGGGGCGTCATTTCCGCTATAGCTATGTAGACGGCTTCTGCGTCAGCAGCGATGCCGACTTCGTGATTACCGGAGAGATTCATCCCGGGGAGACGAAGCCGGAGGGGCCGTTCGGCGATCATCTGGGCTATTATAGCCTGACTCACCCGTTTCCGGTGATGAGAGTACACAAGGTTTACGCCAAAAAAGGGGCCATCTTCCCCTTCACAGTGGTCGGCCGTCCGCCGCAGGAGGACACTGCCTTCGGAGAGCTCATCCATGAGCTGACCGGCGGGGCGATCCGCTCGGAGATTCCCGGCGTGAAGGAGGTACATGCGATAGATGCTGCGGGAGTCCACCCGCTGTTGTTCGCGATCGGCAGTGAACGGTATACCCCGTATCAGCAGCTTAAGCAGCCCGCAGAGCTGCTGACCATCAGCAACCGGATTCTCGGAACCGGCCAGCTCAGTCTGGCGAAATATCTGTTCATCACGGCAGAAGAGGACAAGCCGGTCAGTACGCATGATATCGCCGGGTTCCTGACCTACATTCTGGAGCGGATCAACCTGCGGCGCGATATTCACTTCCAGACGAATACAACGATCGATACGCTGGATTATTCCGGCACCGGGATCAACAGCGGAAGCAAGGTAATATTCGCAGCCGTAGGGGAACAGAAGCGGAGCCTGTGTACGGAGGTGCCTGAGGTTCTTCTGCGGGTGGAGCAGGGCTGGGGTCCGGCGGCCATGATTATACCGGGGATCGTCGCCATGCAGGGGAAGCCGTTCCGGGATTACTCCTCGGCGGCAGAGGAAATCTCCGGCCTGAGTGCTGCCATTGCAGCGCAGGGGGCGCTTGATTCCTGCCCGATGATTATTCTGTGCGATGACAGCAGCTTTATGTCGGAGTCGCTGAACAACTTCCTGTGGGCGACCTTCACCCGCAGCAATCCTTCCCATGACATCCATGGGGTGAACAGTACGGTGGAGCATAAGCACTGGGCCTGTGATAATGTGATTATCGACGCCCGGGTGAAGCCGCACCAGGCGCCGCCGTTAATTCCTGACCCTGAGGTGCAGCGGAGGATTGAGCGGGTATTTAGTGAGGGAGCAAGCTTGGGCGGGCTGCGGAGACCGTAA
- a CDS encoding IS3 family transposase, which translates to MEDHRSEFRVEKMCNVFQVSRSGYYKWRTAKPSPQASRKALLLKRIAYHFHDSKGRYGSPKIKVLLEREGHQVSERTVGKYMKELGLRSCVAKRFRVCTTDSNHPLPIAPNLLNQQFHTEKPNQTWVADITYIPCREGRMYLASVLDLCTREIVGWRLSDRMTTDLVQGALDAAYKAKRPGKGLIHHSDRGSQYASEDYRERLKTYQMTASMSRKGNCYDNACIESFHSLLKKELVYWNRFKTKQQAYDAIFQYIEFFYNRKRIHGALGYVSPVQFAATFKRKTM; encoded by the coding sequence ATTGAAGATCATCGCTCCGAGTTCCGCGTGGAGAAGATGTGCAATGTCTTTCAGGTGTCCCGGAGCGGGTACTACAAATGGAGAACAGCAAAGCCCAGCCCTCAAGCCAGCCGCAAAGCCTTGTTGCTGAAGCGGATTGCCTATCATTTTCATGACTCTAAGGGTCGCTATGGCAGCCCCAAAATCAAGGTTCTCCTAGAGCGTGAAGGGCACCAGGTCAGTGAACGCACTGTAGGCAAGTATATGAAAGAACTGGGTCTGCGCTCTTGTGTCGCAAAGAGATTTCGCGTATGCACCACCGACTCCAACCATCCGTTACCCATTGCCCCCAACCTGTTAAACCAGCAATTTCACACGGAAAAGCCGAACCAGACGTGGGTGGCGGATATCACCTACATTCCCTGCCGGGAAGGACGAATGTACTTGGCGAGTGTGCTGGACCTGTGTACCCGGGAGATTGTCGGCTGGCGGCTTAGCGACCGGATGACCACTGACCTCGTACAAGGCGCTCTGGACGCTGCCTACAAGGCCAAACGCCCCGGGAAGGGCTTAATTCACCATTCGGATCGAGGCTCCCAGTACGCCTCTGAAGACTACCGGGAACGCCTAAAGACGTACCAGATGACCGCAAGCATGAGCCGCAAAGGGAACTGTTATGATAACGCCTGTATCGAATCTTTTCACAGCCTCTTAAAAAAAGAGTTGGTGTACTGGAATCGATTTAAAACGAAGCAACAGGCGTATGATGCCATTTTCCAGTACATTGAATTTTTCTACAACCGCAAACGAATCCATGGGGCGCTCGGTTACGTTTCTCCGGTTCAGTTTGCAGCCACATTTAAGCGAAAAACGATGTAG
- a CDS encoding glycosyltransferase family 1 protein yields the protein MRLALFTDTFLPQTNGVARTLGRLTGHLHRRGIDHLLFTPKSAPESSYPDPVRPVASIPFFLYPECRLALPGMSSMQSELTAFAPDLLHLATPFNIGLTGLRYARKQQLPHVASYHTHFDRYLEYYKMRRILPLYWKYMKWYHRSCDAVLAPSRETLTSLRMEGFTRLRLWSRGVDCTLYSPERRSEETRERYGKGAALMMLYVGRIAPEKDLTTLLQAMQLLPESVCSKVQLVIVGDGPLLPELKSQAQENVTFTGARHGEELAELYASADLFVFPSCTETFGNVVLEAMASGLPVIAADAGGTRELIAPGVTGMLFEPRSPAAMAEQICTAAAGHLLRSAMGREGRRQALQRSWEQTFDRLIKDYEEVIERRSIKNEAGIYTA from the coding sequence ATGCGTCTGGCTCTATTCACGGACACCTTTCTTCCGCAGACCAATGGCGTTGCCCGTACACTCGGCCGGCTGACCGGCCACCTGCACCGCCGGGGAATCGATCATCTGCTGTTCACACCAAAATCCGCCCCGGAGAGCAGCTACCCCGATCCTGTCAGACCCGTGGCCAGCATCCCCTTTTTCCTCTATCCCGAGTGCAGGCTGGCTCTGCCCGGCATGTCCTCCATGCAGAGTGAACTGACTGCGTTCGCCCCTGACCTGCTCCATCTCGCCACCCCGTTCAATATCGGCTTAACCGGCCTCCGGTATGCCCGCAAGCAGCAGCTCCCCCATGTCGCCTCCTATCACACCCACTTCGACCGTTACCTCGAATATTACAAAATGAGAAGAATCCTCCCGCTCTACTGGAAATACATGAAGTGGTATCACCGGTCCTGCGATGCCGTCCTGGCCCCTTCCCGCGAGACCCTAACCAGCTTGCGCATGGAGGGCTTCACCCGGCTGCGTCTGTGGTCCAGAGGCGTGGACTGCACACTCTACTCGCCGGAGAGACGAAGCGAAGAGACCAGGGAGCGTTACGGCAAGGGTGCAGCGCTGATGATGCTCTATGTTGGACGGATTGCCCCGGAAAAAGATCTCACTACACTCCTTCAGGCTATGCAGCTCCTGCCGGAGTCCGTGTGTTCAAAGGTTCAGCTGGTAATTGTCGGCGATGGCCCGCTGCTGCCTGAGCTTAAATCGCAGGCACAGGAGAATGTCACCTTCACCGGTGCCAGACACGGCGAAGAGCTGGCAGAGCTGTACGCCTCCGCCGATCTGTTCGTCTTCCCCTCCTGCACGGAGACCTTCGGCAACGTCGTGCTTGAAGCCATGGCGTCGGGGCTTCCCGTGATCGCCGCTGATGCAGGCGGAACGCGGGAGCTGATCGCACCCGGTGTCACCGGCATGTTGTTTGAGCCGCGCAGCCCGGCAGCCATGGCAGAGCAGATCTGTACTGCCGCCGCCGGGCACCTGCTGCGGAGTGCAATGGGCCGCGAAGGTAGGCGCCAAGCTCTCCAGCGTTCCTGGGAGCAGACTTTTGACAGACTGATTAAGGATTATGAAGAGGTCATCGAGCGCCGCAGTATCAAGAATGAAGCAGGGATTTACACCGCCTGA
- a CDS encoding transposase, with the protein MSGTRRSYNEEYKRQTVKYIQEQTKTVAELALELDVPAKTLHKWLGQYRQFENEPIVTPDKYRELERQLKEREQQLAELTEEMAILKKAVHIFSNPKN; encoded by the coding sequence ATGAGTGGAACACGGAGAAGCTACAATGAAGAATACAAAAGACAGACCGTCAAGTACATCCAGGAGCAGACGAAAACGGTGGCGGAACTGGCCCTGGAACTGGATGTCCCCGCCAAAACGTTGCATAAATGGCTAGGACAGTACCGGCAGTTTGAGAATGAGCCCATCGTTACTCCAGACAAATACAGAGAGCTGGAACGTCAACTGAAGGAGCGGGAGCAACAACTCGCAGAGCTGACAGAGGAGATGGCAATCCTAAAAAAAGCCGTGCACATCTTCAGCAATCCAAAGAACTGA
- a CDS encoding zinc dependent phospholipase C family protein, whose protein sequence is MPNIWMHIEFGQQLAVEFSSRFPCLQLLEQQQRLYNLGCQGPDFLLYHSFLPWRIDTGALHLGDQMHTQSCGPVLVDFWEAARRLEGSEAAQAQLYFLGFLTHHLLDRNLHPYINWKAGYKYRAHQRFEIDLDTLYMKRLHGMNTWQHAAWATIDTGARLPEPVHRILHATALKHYPEAMARLPAEIWQSSYRDMVLAQKCLYDPKGWKKAITWGRTRRLFSRKLTAREERLDYLNERHSRWRHPALYSEVRTESVWELWDEALAEGRAVLGALADWLDCTEDSAAPSRKLGQFTLALGNRSYDTGKDCSMNLQNQYAEPIWTSIPSG, encoded by the coding sequence ATGCCTAATATCTGGATGCATATTGAATTCGGCCAGCAGCTGGCCGTAGAATTCAGCAGCCGTTTCCCGTGTCTCCAGCTGCTGGAACAACAGCAGCGGCTCTATAATCTCGGCTGTCAGGGTCCGGATTTCCTGCTGTATCACAGCTTTCTTCCATGGAGAATAGATACCGGGGCACTTCATCTCGGAGACCAGATGCATACGCAGAGCTGCGGGCCTGTACTTGTTGATTTCTGGGAGGCTGCCCGGAGACTTGAAGGAAGTGAAGCGGCTCAGGCCCAGCTCTATTTCCTCGGTTTCCTGACCCATCATCTGCTGGACCGTAACCTGCATCCCTATATTAACTGGAAGGCAGGCTATAAGTACCGTGCCCATCAGCGGTTTGAGATTGACCTGGATACTTTGTATATGAAGCGGCTGCACGGGATGAACACCTGGCAGCACGCTGCCTGGGCCACAATCGACACAGGTGCCCGGCTGCCTGAGCCGGTTCATCGCATTCTTCACGCTACGGCCCTTAAGCATTACCCGGAGGCGATGGCCCGGTTGCCCGCAGAGATCTGGCAGAGCTCATACCGCGATATGGTGCTGGCTCAGAAATGCCTCTATGATCCGAAGGGCTGGAAGAAGGCTATTACCTGGGGCAGGACCCGCCGGCTGTTCTCACGGAAGCTCACTGCCCGTGAGGAACGGCTGGATTATCTCAATGAGCGGCACTCCCGGTGGCGGCATCCGGCGCTATATTCCGAGGTGCGGACGGAATCTGTGTGGGAGCTGTGGGACGAGGCTCTTGCAGAAGGGCGGGCTGTACTCGGCGCGCTTGCCGATTGGCTGGACTGTACGGAGGACTCCGCTGCGCCAAGCCGCAAGCTCGGGCAGTTCACACTGGCACTGGGCAACCGTTCTTACGATACCGGCAAGGACTGCAGCATGAACCTGCAGAACCAATACGCTGAGCCCATTTGGACAAGTATCCCGAGCGGTTGA
- a CDS encoding transcriptional regulator yields MKPLTTIRSHLEAYLYSQQLSINQFSIQSGINSGTLSRILSGQQPIAMNHLKLITRGMELPEDHFYSMYVDECFLYSAPTWRRLRPFILNSAELGRLDCIELIVKNLLDNLTYAPMLFEVAEDLFQEHHWQAAAVLYKNISASEKYQHSERLALCQYRLFRIALGDSQTLNLQAALLFECYIERLEVPDQLDGLKALMHVYYSLHKWDKVDALAQEMHRLAMLSYHHLHQSQRRERQDKSPEKPVFFYALYSYLMRASVCEEFRDYESALKYVALYMDRSWILEKGEDIRHILDQFQEWGTANTLLYRMMSGDHEVLPEYVAYIAPHASEIFVALYHIVISANRFSWNVDEVLEQFPSYIPYRTNLKDFGELHNQQILADQYSTFLAELANYYLRNHRPEGMGFLLQSLESSAKIKSDSIIIKCVNLFEQFRHQATEEQTEQYRLLIGEVQESNDKKNDYASSFV; encoded by the coding sequence TTGAAGCCTCTCACAACGATTCGCAGTCATCTTGAGGCTTATCTCTATTCCCAGCAGTTGTCCATCAACCAGTTCTCCATTCAGTCCGGTATTAATTCCGGCACCTTAAGCCGTATCCTTAGCGGCCAGCAGCCGATTGCCATGAATCACCTGAAATTGATCACCCGGGGCATGGAATTGCCCGAGGATCATTTCTATAGCATGTATGTCGATGAGTGTTTCTTATATTCGGCACCCACCTGGCGGCGGCTGCGCCCCTTCATCCTGAATTCGGCAGAGCTGGGGCGGCTGGACTGTATTGAGCTTATAGTCAAAAATCTGCTGGACAACCTGACCTACGCTCCGATGCTTTTTGAAGTGGCCGAGGACTTGTTCCAGGAGCATCACTGGCAGGCGGCAGCAGTGCTGTACAAGAATATCAGCGCAAGCGAGAAATATCAGCATTCCGAGCGTCTGGCCCTCTGCCAGTACCGGTTGTTCCGCATTGCCCTCGGAGACAGCCAGACACTCAACCTCCAGGCTGCTCTTTTGTTCGAATGTTATATTGAACGGCTTGAGGTGCCGGATCAGCTCGATGGGCTGAAAGCTCTGATGCATGTCTATTACTCGCTGCACAAGTGGGACAAGGTGGACGCGCTGGCCCAGGAGATGCACCGTCTTGCCATGCTCAGCTACCACCATCTGCACCAATCGCAGCGCAGGGAACGCCAGGATAAATCTCCGGAGAAGCCGGTTTTCTTCTATGCGCTGTATTCGTATCTGATGCGGGCAAGTGTGTGCGAAGAATTCCGGGACTATGAATCGGCGCTGAAATACGTAGCTCTATACATGGATAGGAGCTGGATACTTGAAAAAGGGGAAGACATACGGCACATCCTGGACCAATTTCAGGAGTGGGGCACGGCCAATACCCTCCTCTACCGGATGATGTCCGGCGACCATGAAGTGCTGCCTGAATATGTGGCCTATATTGCTCCGCATGCCAGTGAGATCTTCGTTGCCCTGTATCATATTGTAATCTCAGCCAACCGCTTCTCCTGGAATGTCGATGAGGTGCTTGAACAGTTCCCTTCCTATATCCCTTACCGGACCAATCTGAAGGACTTCGGCGAGCTTCACAACCAGCAGATCCTGGCCGACCAGTACTCTACCTTTCTAGCGGAATTAGCCAACTATTATTTACGCAATCACCGCCCCGAAGGAATGGGCTTCCTGCTCCAAAGTCTGGAATCTTCTGCTAAAATAAAGAGTGATAGCATAATCATTAAATGTGTGAATCTGTTTGAACAATTCCGGCATCAAGCCACTGAGGAACAGACAGAGCAATACAGACTTCTGATTGGAGAGGTGCAAGAATCCAATGATAAGAAAAATGATTATGCTTCTAGTTTCGTGTAG
- a CDS encoding low temperature requirement protein A, which produces MIIKKVTWLELFYDLLFVAAVSKASHVLLHVEHETLSLETLGKFVLIFIPIWWAWVGQTLFVNRYGQDTVMHRIFLIIQLFFVLIMTASLSVDFDANYLPFLIGYLGLRIMTAVQYHYSHARESGHLRSTARYLGSRFWIGLTISACSLFFDSWLRYAVLYAGIILDIILPLTGRRILVKTPANTHHLLERFSLFALILLGESVVSILAVLQSSSWTGTSVGFAALTFVLIIAIWWQYYDNLEKKVDMHIQTAGQTIIYGHLFIYLSLCMLAASIQLLFLNTLHYDLMLNLLFGSALLYFASTTLVFHVYRQKQHRLGMKTLVLLTAILACFYVLNLVVHVPNVLIMGELALFFALYARITA; this is translated from the coding sequence ATGATCATCAAAAAGGTAACCTGGCTGGAGCTCTTCTACGATCTGCTATTTGTCGCTGCGGTCTCCAAAGCCAGCCATGTGCTGCTGCATGTAGAACACGAGACCCTGTCTCTTGAGACACTGGGCAAATTCGTCCTGATCTTCATTCCGATCTGGTGGGCCTGGGTCGGCCAGACGCTCTTCGTTAACCGCTATGGTCAGGATACGGTGATGCACCGGATTTTTCTGATTATCCAGTTGTTCTTCGTCTTAATTATGACCGCCAGCCTGTCTGTAGATTTCGATGCCAACTATCTGCCGTTTCTGATCGGCTACCTCGGACTACGGATCATGACCGCTGTCCAGTACCATTACAGCCACGCCAGAGAAAGCGGTCATCTGCGGAGCACCGCCCGTTATTTGGGATCACGCTTCTGGATCGGGCTTACGATTTCGGCCTGCTCCCTGTTCTTCGATTCTTGGCTCCGTTATGCGGTACTATACGCCGGGATTATCCTTGACATCATTCTCCCGCTGACGGGACGGAGGATTCTGGTGAAGACGCCCGCCAATACACATCATCTGCTGGAGCGGTTCTCCTTGTTCGCGTTGATCCTGCTCGGCGAATCCGTGGTCAGCATTCTCGCCGTGCTGCAATCCAGCAGCTGGACCGGAACATCTGTCGGCTTCGCTGCGCTCACCTTTGTGCTGATCATTGCTATATGGTGGCAGTATTATGACAACCTGGAGAAGAAGGTCGATATGCATATCCAGACAGCCGGACAGACGATTATCTACGGGCATCTGTTCATCTATCTGTCGCTATGTATGCTTGCAGCGTCGATCCAGCTGCTCTTCCTGAATACCCTTCATTATGACCTGATGCTGAATCTGCTGTTCGGCTCGGCGCTGCTCTACTTCGCTTCTACTACACTTGTCTTCCATGTTTACAGACAGAAGCAGCACCGGCTGGGAATGAAGACTCTGGTGCTGCTTACCGCCATTCTGGCCTGCTTCTATGTACTGAATCTTGTAGTCCATGTACCGAATGTCCTGATCATGGGTGAGCTGGCGTTGTTCTTCGCGCTGTACGCCAGGATTACTGCCTGA
- a CDS encoding NAD(P)/FAD-dependent oxidoreductase, protein MSLEALNERVNTDLSYLAYGSADWVRPVEHDEGHVYDVVIVGGGQSGLGAAFGLLRERISNLLIIDENRDGLEGPWETYARMVTLRTPKHLTSIDLGIPSLTFRSWWEAQHGAEAWSEVDKIPRGQWMEYLRWYRQILKLPVRNEVRLMLVEPGDDGIYRLRVTGAGAKAGTLLARKVVLATGIQGGGQWHVPPMIAEHLPERLYAHTSRQIDFAALRGKRVGILGGGASAFDNANYALQEGAAEAQVFVRRTQLPGVNPIRQMEGSGMIERFHTLADADKYAVISHFFHYNQPPTSDTFRRAAAWPGFRLHLGSPWLKVEASGEQAVVTTPAGEFSFDYLIVSTGLLSDPALRPELRQVEAYIARWSDRYTAPAGSANPLLDAHPYLSPGFALQSRDEAGRKLLHGLFVFNYSALASCGLSASAISGLRNAIPRLVSGVADQLFLDDRQQILQAYYDYDEIEFTGQ, encoded by the coding sequence ATGAGCCTGGAAGCCTTGAATGAACGTGTGAATACGGATCTTTCTTACCTCGCCTATGGCAGCGCGGACTGGGTTCGCCCTGTGGAGCATGACGAAGGCCATGTCTATGATGTTGTTATTGTGGGCGGGGGGCAAAGTGGCCTTGGAGCGGCCTTCGGCTTGTTGCGCGAACGGATCTCGAATCTGCTGATTATCGACGAGAATCGTGACGGGCTGGAGGGGCCTTGGGAGACTTATGCCCGAATGGTGACGTTGCGTACGCCCAAGCATCTGACCTCGATTGATCTCGGAATCCCGTCGCTGACCTTCCGCTCCTGGTGGGAGGCTCAGCATGGGGCGGAGGCCTGGAGTGAGGTGGACAAAATCCCGCGCGGGCAGTGGATGGAGTATCTGCGCTGGTACCGGCAGATTCTGAAGCTGCCGGTACGTAACGAGGTGCGGCTAATGCTGGTTGAACCTGGTGACGATGGAATCTACCGTCTGCGGGTTACAGGAGCGGGTGCGAAGGCCGGAACACTGCTGGCCCGTAAGGTGGTGCTGGCTACCGGCATTCAAGGCGGAGGACAGTGGCATGTTCCGCCGATGATTGCAGAGCATCTGCCGGAGCGGCTGTACGCGCATACCTCCCGGCAGATTGACTTCGCTGCCCTTCGCGGTAAGCGGGTGGGGATTCTCGGCGGCGGGGCGTCGGCCTTCGACAATGCGAATTACGCGCTTCAGGAGGGCGCTGCTGAGGCTCAGGTCTTCGTCCGCCGGACGCAGCTTCCGGGGGTGAACCCGATCCGCCAGATGGAGGGCTCGGGAATGATTGAGCGGTTCCATACCTTGGCGGATGCGGACAAATACGCGGTCATCTCGCATTTCTTCCATTATAATCAGCCGCCCACGAGCGATACTTTCCGCCGCGCAGCGGCGTGGCCCGGCTTCCGGCTGCACCTCGGCTCGCCGTGGCTGAAGGTGGAGGCTTCGGGGGAGCAGGCGGTGGTGACTACGCCCGCCGGAGAGTTCAGCTTCGACTATTTGATCGTCAGCACGGGCCTGCTCAGCGATCCTGCCCTGCGGCCAGAGCTGCGGCAGGTGGAGGCTTATATTGCCCGCTGGAGCGACCGGTACACCGCGCCTGCGGGATCAGCGAATCCGCTACTGGATGCGCATCCGTATCTTAGCCCCGGCTTTGCGCTTCAGAGCCGGGATGAAGCAGGCCGCAAGCTGCTGCATGGCTTATTCGTGTTCAACTATTCCGCTCTGGCCAGCTGCGGGTTATCGGCATCGGCCATCTCGGGCCTGCGGAATGCGATTCCGAGACTGGTCAGTGGTGTGGCCGACCAGCTGTTCCTGGATGACCGGCAGCAGATCCTGCAGGCTTATTATGACTACGATGAGATTGAATTTACAGGCCAGTAA